A genomic window from Anopheles ziemanni chromosome X, idAnoZiCoDA_A2_x.2, whole genome shotgun sequence includes:
- the LOC131291426 gene encoding probable serine/threonine-protein kinase vps15, with amino-acid sequence MVMDAQPSPQNVGREFVRQYYTLLNKAPDHLHRFYNNSSSFLHGGLDAKSLEATLVIGQKQIHSKIQQLNFRDCHAKISQVDSQATLGNGVVVQVTGELSNDGQPMRRFTQTFVLAAQSPKKYYVHNDIFRYQDLYSDEELDDASERANGEEEAVHQLVNDATDGALVLGDSKLVGATTHNVASSLVNVGVHQHHPQHQVPSTHTAQNTQQQQQLFYPANVINSSSVVLPAAYGAPSAAQTQTTSQQQLLNGLHDNMLKSVPTADSVASTGVSLLSSANIEHGNVSTGSSNLKSVADPSNVAIHSHLSQTVVSSQHQPLQSLTQIQASTVNQLGISQQQQNRHQLSSINDSDAVKSSLNSNDVNSGTTMPGIVSSAHVDATATALQNASLLDRNATDLDKQQQQQHKPPQHQQLHSHSQQQQTHQHQKPQTSGSSMFGKQQQTASVTLEPKTYANLVKSGVSASSPLSFSSTMQSSLNSHNQQQQQGSQSSGGGSNHPQQHQQSQHQSYNASSVGGNSRQQRDILSPPPVVAASNASNGGGLGSNVVGVSSKYSSDRQDDRISAGLSGSGTGMSQQRSQQLRPLRSNGTNSNSLSGTGGGSMRQQEGRQSSYSRQNYDSEDRRQGAPSQFGDNHQLFLGNIPHHATEDELRTLFSKFGTVVDLRILSKSVQKMPGVRTPPHYGFITYEDPSSVQTCLSNMPLFFPENSPDGQKLNVEEKKTRIRGPGEGSGRINNNGGGLGGNSSNVNGPRSGGNNAGQSRPSGGQGGAGSNRGSGGPSQRSIASGNGGVGSSGNRGSGGSGGYGQRSERGNVGNTQRSLGNSSTISNRGFGTGF; translated from the exons ATGGTAATGGACGCCCAGCCTTCGCCGCAAAATGTCGGACGCGAGTTTGTTCGTCAATATTATACTCTCCTCAATAAGGCTCCCGATCATCTCCATCGTTTCTACAACAATTCTTCAAGCTTTCTGCATGGTGGTTTAGACGCTAAAAGTCTGGAAGCAACGCTCGTGATCGGCCAAAAGCAGATACACAGCAAAATCCAACAGCTTAACTTCCGTGACTGTCACGCCAAGATCAGTCAGGTGGATTCACAGGCAACACTAGGGAACGGTGTGGTAGTACAGGTGACGGGTGAGCTGTCGAATGATGGGCAACCAATGCGTCGTTTCACGCAAACATTTGTACTTGCCGCGCAGTCCCCTAAAAAGTACTACGTTCATAATGACATTTTCCGCTATCAAGATTTGTACTCGGACGAAGAGCTAGATGACGCAAGTGAGCGAGCGAACGGCGAGGAAGAAGCCGTCCACCAGCTCGTCAACGATGCTACTGATGGTGCACTTGTTCTTGGTGATTCCAAGCTTGTTGGTGCGACCACGCACAACGTTGCGTCCAGTCTAGTGAATGTCGGTGTTCACCAACATCATCCACAGCATCAAGTTCCGTCGACGCATACCGCTCAAAAcactcaacaacaacaacagctatTCTATCCTGCGAATGTGATAAACTCATCGTCGGTGGTTCTACCGGCGGCCTATGGCGCCCCCTCAGCAGCTCAAACGCAAACCACttcccagcagcagctcctGAATGGGCTCCACGACAACATGCTGAAAAGTGTGCCCACCGCGGATAGTGTTGCATCTACTGGTGTTTCGCTCCTATCGTCAGCTAATATTGAGCATGGGAATGTTAGTACTGGAAGTTCCAATCTAAAGTCGGTGGCTGATCCGAGCAATGTCGCTATACATTCGCACCTCAGTCAAACCGTTGTTTCCAGTCAACATCAGCCTCTTCAATCGCTTACCCAAATTCAAGCATCGACTGTTAATCAACTTGGAATAtctcagcagcaacagaatCGCCACCAGCTATCCTCAATAAACGATTCGGACGCGGTGAAAAGCTCTCTTAACTCGAATGATGTGAATTCAGGGACCACAATGCCCGGAATCGTTTCATCTGCCCATGTCGATGCAACTGCGACTGCACTACAAAATGCCTCTCTGCTTGATCGCAATGCCACCGATTTAgacaaacagcagcagcaacagcacaaGCCGCCGCAACACCAGCAACTACATTCGCATTcccagcaacaacaaacacatcagCATCAAAAACCTCAGACATCCGGAAGTAGTATGTTCGGAAAGCAACAGCAAACGGCTTCGGTCACGTTAGAACCTAAAACGTACGCTAACTTAGTTAAATCTGGAGTTAGTGCTAGTTCCCCATTGAGTTTTTCCTCTACAATGCAATCGTCACTAAATTCacacaaccagcagcagcagcagggttCACAAAGTAGCGGTGGAGGAAGTAATCACCctcaacagcatcaacaatcGCAACATCAGAGTTATAATGCAAGTTCGGTTGGAGGTAACAGTCGGCAACAGCGAGATATTCTTTCACCTCCACCAGTCGTTGCAGCCTCAAACGCTTCTAACGGCGGAGGTTTGGGCTCAAATGTAGTGGGAGTGAGCAGCAAGTACAGTTCTGACCGTCAGGACGACAGGATCAGCGCTGGCCTCAGTGGTTCTGGAACTGGTATGTCTCAGCAGCGTTCGCAACAACTGCGGCCGCTACGTAGCAACGGCACTAACAGTAACTCGTTGAGTGGTACCGGTGGAGGTAGTATGCGACAACAAGAAGGCCGACAGTCATCATATTCCAGGCAGAATTACGACAGTGAAG ATCGTCGCCAAGGTGCTCCCTCACAGTTCGGCGACAACCATCAACTATTCCTAGGAAATATTCCACACCATGCAACTGAAGATGAGTTGAGGACTCTGTTCAGTAAGTTCGGAACGGTTGTGGATTTGCGTATCCTTTCAAAATCTGTGCAGAAAATGCCTGGAGTCCGGACCCCACCCCACTACGGTTTTATAACCTACGAGGATCCCAGCTCCGTGCAGACTTGTCTGTCTAATATG CCTCTATTTTTCCCTGAAAATTCTCCCGACGGGCAAAAACTTAAcgtggaagaaaagaaaacacgtaTTCGCGGCCCAGGTGAAGGTAGCGGCCGTATCAATAATAATGGTGGAGGGTTGGGTGGAAACAGCTCCAATGTCAATGGACCACGATCGGGAGGCAACAATGCCGGCCAGTCACGCCCTTCTGGTGGGCAGGGTGGAGCTGGATCAAACCGTGGCAGTGGAGGCCCCAGTCAGCGCAGTATTGCAAGTGGAAATGGAGGGGTTGGCAGTAGTGGAAACCGCGGCAGTGGTGGCAGTGGAGGCTATGGACAACGCTCAGAACGAGGCAATGTTGGAAACACCCAGCGATCACTAGGAAACAGCAGCACTATCAGCAACCGTGGATTTGGTACGGGATTTTAG